A segment of the Tenuifilum sp. 4138str genome:
CAAGGTGCCGGTTCTGTGGAGAATTATTGGAAAGTTTACTCGGTAACAGTCTTATTCTCGAGGTCTTTAACCGTATCCCAGTTGTTGAATACTGTAACCAAATCCGATTCGGTTAGCTTACCGCTCAGAATTGATTGTATGGCTGCGTTTTTAAGCATCTCGTCAACCATAAAGCCTTCAGCTGCTTTCTTTTCCTTTTCCGAGGCTTTCATTAGCTGTTCCATGGCATTTAAGCTCGATACTGCTGTTATGCCCGATATTACAACAAGGTAATCGTTGGTGTATTCGGAAATATCGGCATAGCCAAACTCCTTTACCAGCTCCATCATTTTGGCATTATCGTTTTCGTACTTATCGAGCTCTTCGGTAAGCTTTACTAATCTTTCAATCTTCTCCTTTGTTATTGAACCACTGCCCGTTGAAAGGTGAACCTTAACCACTTCAAGCGCTTTGCTTGGGAACTCATCGGGTTTCTCGTTGCTGTAGTAGTTATAGTCGGCGTTTTGGTCCTCCTCTTTTTCGCCATAAGCCTGTTCATACCGCGATAAATCCTTACCAAAGTTTTGAAGAGCCCTTCTGCTAAAGTAACTAATGATTTGTCCAATTACTAAAAGGGCGATTAAAACGTAAATAATAATGCGGGCTGTTTCATCTTTCCCTTTTAGTGTTTTGGTAAGAGCAAGGTAAAGCAGGTACAAGCCGTATAGACCAATGGCTATCGATACTATTGTTCCCAGTAAGCCGCTTATAAACCCGAAAACTGCGAGTAAAGAGTTGATGGGCATAAGCACCATAAGCGCTGCGCTTACCCTTAGGTTTGCCTCAAAATCGGTATTGCCACCACTTATACTCGATAGCAGAAGAATAATTACGGCTGCAATAAATAGCCCAATTATGGCTGCAATTATTGTAAAAATAAATGCACCAACACCAAAAACTCCACCCGATGCACCAAGGGTATTACCCAGGGCAAAGAACCAAATGGCGTTTATTATTGCAGCAACTACTCCGTAAATGAGAGCCTTGAGGAGGGGCTCTACCATACCGCCAGCGGTACTCATCGACTCAAAATACCCTTTGGGGTTAAGCAGGGAATTCTTTGAATCGGCAATGAACTTATTGAAGTCGAAAGCATTCTCGTTCATAGTTATTAGTTTTTTGGGTTCAAGAACGAAAGTTCCGTTAAAAAAACGAGAAAGTCAACTTTAGGCAAATATTTATCAAGATAGGGCTTTAATCGGTATCAATACCGTACTGCTTAAGCTTATTGTAGAGCGTTTTTCTATCGATATTAAGCAGCTTGGCGGCCTTGGTTTTATTGTATTTAACCTTTTCAAGTGTTGCAATAATCAGCTCCTGCTCAGCCTTCTCCTTGGTGTTTTTAAGGTTATCGGTTTTTGTGGAGCTGCTTTTTTGGCTGGGCGATACAATTTCAGTGGGAAGCGATTCAACGGTAATGCTGCTTGACTGCTCAAGAAGCACTGCCCTGCGAATGGCATTTTTTAGCTCCCTGAGGTTACCGGGCCAGCTGTACTGTAGCATGGCATCAATAGCCTCAGGCGTAAAATCATGGATATTCTTTCCCATTTCCCTGTTGGCATTGTTCAGGAACCACTGGGCGTAAACCATCAAATCGTCCTTGCGCTCGGCTAGCGGTGCTACCCTGATGGTAAACTCGTTGAGCCTGTGGTAAAGGTCCTCGCGGAATGTTCCGCGGTTCACCATCTCGAGCAGGTCCTCATTGGTGGCAACAATTATTCGCACGTCAACGGGTATCTCCTTGCTGCTGCCAATGCGCTTAATTTTTCGTTCCTGGATGGCACGTAGCAGGTTGACCTGAACATCGTAGGGTAGGTTTCCAATTTCGTCGAGGAAGAGAGTACCGCCATTGGCCACCTCAAACTGGCCAATCTTGTCGGCAATAGCCCCTGTAAACGAACCCTTGATATGGCCAAAGAACTCGCTGGCGGCCAGCTCGCGCGGTAGCGCGCCACAGTCGATGGCTACAAAGGGCTTGCTGTTCCGTTTGCTGGCACGGTGAATTTGACGGGCAACAAACTCCTTGCCGGTTCCGCTATCGCCCTGTATAATAACCGATAGGTTGGTGGGTGCAACAATGTTGATGTAACGCATCACCTCCTGGCTGTAACGGCTTTTACCCTCAATAAAGGTGAATGCATCGGTATCGGTTTCGGGGGTTTTCCCCACCGAAACGGGCAGAGCGTTGTTTATGGTTGCCAGGATTTCCTCCGGGTTTACCGGCTTGGTAACGTAATCGTAGGCACCCTGCTTAATGGCCTTAACCGCCATGCGTATATCGCCATAGCCGGTCATCACAATAACAATGGTATCGCGGTTTTTACGTTTTGCCTCGGCAAGCACATCCATTCCCGACTTCTCCGGCAGGCGAAAATCGGTTAGCACCACATCGAACGTTGTGGCCTGAATAGCCTGCCTTGCATCATCGAACGAGAAGGCCTCGGTAACCTTATGCCCGTTCCTTACCAGAAAGGTTTTAAGCATCAGGCAAAAGGTAGAATCGTCGTCAACTACAAGAATCTTAGCCATTTAGTTTATCCCATTCACCAACGCTAAGGTAGAAACTATTTTGGAGAAATAGAAATTTAAGTGTTTGGTGTATGGTGTTTAGTGAATGGTAAAAAAAAACTATGTAAATACCTTGTTAGCACGAGTCTGCGGACGCTTGCGTTAGCGAGGTTGGGTGGAGTATATGCCTAGCGCAGTTCTTTAGCCGAACATAAAAAGTTTTTTGTGCTTGCCTGAACGAGGGGATTTTTTACTACATTTACTGAAAGTAACCTGGCGGAATGGAGTATGTCGCACGCGTTTACAAACGCTTGCGACCGAGGGGATCATAGGACTATATTATTAACTTTTCCTAGTCTTAATTTTAATGCAGATAAGTTAAATTGTAAAATGAACGATACATCTAAAAATAAAAAGGCAGATAAGCTCGTAAAATCTAAAAAACGAGTTCAAGATCATGGCGAGGTGTTTACGCCTGAGTGGTTAGTTAATGATATGCTTGATCTGGTTAAAAACGAAACTGAGCGAATTGATTCCCGTTTCCTAGAGCCTGCTTGTGGAAATGGTAATTTTTTAGCAGAAGTTTTTCGCCGTAAGCTCAATGTTGTTGACCAACGATACGGTAAAAGCCAAAACGAATGGGAACTTTATGCTGTGATTGCCGTTTCAAGCATTTACGGCGTGGAAATTTTAGAAGACAATGCTAGGGAATGCCGTGAACGTTTATTTAATATTTTTAATGAACGCTACTCTACTTTATTTAACGGAAATTGCAAAGACGAATGCCGAAAAAGCGTAAAATTCTTGCTTAATAGAAACATCCTCTGGGGCGATGCTTTAGACTTTACTAACCCTGTTACTAAGAAACCCATTGTATTTTCCGAATGGAGTGTTGTAAGCGGTAATATGCTTAAACGTCGCGACTTTATGTTTAAATTTCTAGTAGAAAAAACACATCAATTTTCTTTGTTCAACGATGAAGGTAGCCCTGCTGCCATTGATGAACCCGTAAAAGATTTTCCTTTAGTTCATTTCTTAAAGTTGGGTGAAAATGAGCAATATTAAAAAAAATGATAACCTCATTGCTGATATAAAGCATATTATTGAACAAAGTCGTCAAAATGTTGCGGTAGTTGTTAACTCAACAATCACTTTAATGTATTGGCAAATTGGTAAACGTATTAACGAGGATATTTTACAAAACCAGCGAGCCGAATATGGGAAAGAGGTTGTTCTTTCGCTATCAAAACAACTTACCGCAGAATATGGTAAAGGTTGGGGTGAAAAACAACTAAGACAATGTATGCAGTTTGCTCAGGTGTTTGTTGACAAAGAAATTGTATACACACTGTGTAGACAATTGAGCTGGTCACATATACGATTGGTTATGTATATGGAAGACACTCTAAAAAGAGATTTCTATATAGAGATGTGCAAACTCGAAAAATGGAGTGTGCGCACTTTGAAGGATCGAATCAATTCTATGCTTTATGAACGCACTGCTATTAGTAAAAAGCCAGAAGAACTTATCCAGAAGGAAATTGATTCTCTGAGAAATTCTCAAAAACTTTCCCCTGATTTGGTGTTTCGTGATCCATATTTTCTCGACTTTTTAGGTCTTAAAGATATCTATTCCGAAAAAGATTTAGAAGATTCAATTCTTGCTGAATTACAGAAATTTATCATAGAATTTGGCTCTGATTTTGCCTTTCTGGCTCGGCAAAAAAGGATCACTATTGATAATGATGATTACTACATTGATTTACTTTTTTATCATCGCCGGTTAAAATGTTTGGTTGCTATCGATTTAAAGCTTGGTAAGTTTGAAGCTTCATATAAAGGACAGATGGAACTCTATTTGCGATGGTTAGAAAAATACGAAATGCTCGAGGGGGAAAATCTGCCAATAGGTTTGATTCTGTGCGCTGCTAAAAACGAAGAACATATTGAGCTGCTCCAGCTTGAGCATAGCAATATTAAGGTTGCTGAATATTTGACCAAACTTCCAGAATTGAAATTATTGGAAGAAAAACTTCATAAAGCTATCGAGATTGCTAGAGAAAAATTTTTAGCTACAAATAATAGCGGTGAAAATGATTGAAACTAACTATAATCCGGATGTCCTTGCTTGTCTTGCAAACCTTAGCAACGACGAAGTATTCACACCTCCAAAGCTGGTGAACGAAATGCTGGATATGCTACCTGCCGATTTGTTTTGCAACCCAAACATTAAATTCTTAGACCCTGCTTCCAAAACAGGGGTATTCTTACGCGAAATTGCCAAACGACTTGATAAAGGTCTTGAAAAACACATACCCAACAAGCAGGAGCGCATTAACCATATTTTTACCAAACAGCTTTATGGTATAGCAATAACCGAGCTTACCGCATTGCTTAGCCGACGAACTGTATACGGCTCAAAAACCGCCAATGGGAAATACAGTTTTTGTGAAAATTTTGATAATGAGCAAGGTAACATTTACTATGAACGTATTCAACATACCTGGGAAAATGGTAGATGCGTTTGGTGTGGTGCCAGCCGTGATGTTTATGACCGGGGCGTAGAAGCAGAATCTTACGCTTACAATTTTATACACACAGATAATCCATTAGTATTTTTTAATGAGGAAAATATGAAGTTCGATGTTATTATTGGAAATCCACCGTATCAACTGAGTGATGGGGGATATGGCAGGAGTGCAAAGCCGCTATATCATAAATTTTTACAACAGGCAAAAAAAATAAATCCAAAGTTTTTAGTTATGATCATTCCTGACAGATGGTTTGCTGGTGGAAAAGGACTAAATGATTTTAGAGATCAAATGTTGAGTGACAAGCGTTTCCGAAAATTAGTTGATTACACTTCAGCTTCAGATATATTCCCTGGAGCTGACGTTCCAGGCGGAGTCTGTTACTTTCTTTGGGATTCTTCATATAATGGAGAAACTGAAATAGAAATAAGAAACGGAAGTCAAATAGACACCTCTAAAAGATATTTGAATGAATTTGATACATTTATTCGTTACTCTGTTGCTGTTGAAGTTATTAAGAAAATAAAAAGATTGTCAAAATCATTTTTGAGTGAACAGGTTTCGAGTAGAAAACCTTTTGGTTTAGCTACCAACATTAGACCAAAATCAAAAGGAGACTTAAAGTTGAAATATTATGGTGGTTATGGAAATTATCCGAGTAATTTAATTACAGTTGGAAAAGATTTAATTCCACTTTGGAAAGTCATAACCTCAAAAACTTCTTACGATCACGCAGGACAGCCTGATAAAGAAGGTAAAAGAAGAGTTTTTTCAACTTTGGAAATATTAAAGCCAAATGAAATTTGCACAGAATCGTACATTATATGTGGGGCCTTTTACACTGAAAAAGAATGCAAAAACCTTTTGAGTTATTTGAAAACAAAATTTACAAGGTTTTTAGTATCTCAACTTACATTTTCACAGGACATTACAAAAGACCGATTTGCTTTCGTTCCTCTCCAAGACTTTTCCGAACCCTGGACAGACGAAAAGCTCTACAAAAAATATGGGTTAACGGAAGAAGAGATTGCGTTTATAGAGAGTATGATAAGGCCAATGGATTCAACCAATGGTGAAAGTAAAGATGAGTAAAAAAGAATTTTTTCCAGCAAGACCATCTGCCAATCCAACCATTTATGCCTATGAGTTGGTTGGTGTTGAAAGCCACGTGGGCTTGTTAAAAATTGGTTATACTGATCGCGATGCTCAAACCCGCATTAGGGAGCAACTAGGAACTGCTGGAATAAAATACAAAATTGTATTTGAGGATTCGGCCATGAAAAGCGATGGTAGCAGTTTTACCGACCACGATGTGCATCGCGCTCTTAAAAGAATGGGCATAAAAAACCCTGAGGGTGAGTGGTTCAAATGCACTGTTAATGAATTACGCAAAGCCATTTGGGATATAAAGAACGGTGAACGAACTGAACCTAGCAGGACACTTACTTTCCCAATGCGACCTGAGCAATCAGCGGCCGTAGAAAAAACCATGGCATATTTCAAGAGTTTTAAAAGAGAAAATCCCGATAAAACCCCCCACTTCCTTTGGAACGCTAAAATGCGTTTTGGAAAAACCTTTGCCAGTTATCAGTTGGCTAAAAAAATGGGTTGGAAAAAAATTTTGGTACTTACTTTCAAACCTGCTGTGCAAAGTGCTTGGGAAGAAGACCTACTAACGCATGTCGATTTTGATGGCTGGCAATTTATTTCGGGGAAGGAACTACCTAATGAAGGGTATCCTCAATATGACAAATCTAAACCTGTAGTTTGTTTCGCTTCGTTTCAAGATGTTTTAGGTAAAAATACCAGCACGGGTGGCATCAAAACCAAAAATGAATGGGTTCACATTACTCATTGGGATTGTGTGATTTTTGACGAATACCACTATGGGGCCTGGAGGGAAAACGCCAAAGAGCTTTTTGAAGCTGAGGGCAAAAAAGAAATGGAATTTGGCGAGGGTGAAGGTCTAGAATACTTTGACGAAGATACACTACCAATTACATCAAATCATTACTTATATCTATCGGGAACTCCTTTCCGCGCAATTGCAACCGGAGAATTTATTGAAGAACAGATTTTCAACTGGACGTACTCAGACGAGCAAAAAGCTAAAGCCGAATGGGACAACAGCAAAGGACCCAACCCGTACGCATCTTTGCCAAGAATGGTATTGATGACATACCAATTGCCAGAAACAATAAGTAAAATTGCCGATTTAGGCGAGTTTGATGGTTTTGATTTGAATGTGTTTTTTTCTGCTGAAGGCGAAGGTTCAAAGGCCCGATTCAAATACGAAGACGAGGTACAAAAATGGTTGGACCTTATTAGAGGATCGTACACCGAGACAACCATCGACAACCTAAAAATGGGTGCAAAAAAACCCCCATTACCCTTTTCGCATGCTCCTTTACTAAAAGTGCTAAATCACACCTTTTGGTTTTTGCCGACAGTAGCATCCTGTTATGCAATGGCAAATTTACTTAAACGACCAAACAACAAATTCTATCATGATTTTAATGTGGTTGTTGCTGCTGGCGTTAAAGCAGGTGTTGGTGTTCAAGCTTTACCTCCTGTTTTAGATGCAATGACAGATAATCCGCTTAAATCAAAAACCATTACTTTATCCTGTGGTAAACTAACTACCGGTGTATCGGTAAAACCGTGGACAGGCATATTTATGTTGCGAAATTTAACAAGCCCTGAAACGTACTTTCAGGCAGCATTCCGTGTTCAAACACCCTGGGTAATAAAGAATCCCGATGGCAAATCGCCAAACAAAGAGGTGATACTTAAAGAAGAATGTTATGTTTTTGATTTTGCTCCCAATAGAGCCTTACGCCAAATTGCCGATTACGCCTGTAGGCTGAATGTGAATGAGTCCAACCCCGAAAAGAATGTTGAAGATTTTATCAACTTCCTCCCTGTATTGGCATACGATGGCAGTTCTATGAAACAAATTGATGCTGCTGGTATTCTAGATATTGCAATGAGTGGCACAACTGCAACTCTTTTAGCACGAAGATGGGAGAGTGCATTGTTAGTGAATGTTGATAACAATACGCTTGCTCGTCTTATGGCTAACGAGGAAGCCATGAAAGCTTTAATGAATATTGAAGGTTTCAGAAATCTAAATCAAGACATTGAAACCATTATTAACAAATCAGAAGCAGTAAAAAAAGTCAAGAAGGAAGCGAATGAAAAGGAATTGACCCCAAAGGAAAAAAAGGAACTTACCGAGGAAGAAAAGCAGTACAAGAGCTTAAGAAAACAAGTACAGGAAAAACTCATCAAGTTTGCAACTCGTATTCCAGTGTTTATGTATTTAACCGATTTTAGGGAACGAAGTTTAAAAGATGTGATTACGCAATTAGAACCGGGTCTTTTCAAAAAAGTTACTGGTTTAACTCAAAAAGACTTTGAGCTATTAGTTAGCCTTGGTGTGTTTAACTCTGCACTTATGAATGATGCG
Coding sequences within it:
- a CDS encoding Yip1 family protein, coding for MNENAFDFNKFIADSKNSLLNPKGYFESMSTAGGMVEPLLKALIYGVVAAIINAIWFFALGNTLGASGGVFGVGAFIFTIIAAIIGLFIAAVIILLLSSISGGNTDFEANLRVSAALMVLMPINSLLAVFGFISGLLGTIVSIAIGLYGLYLLYLALTKTLKGKDETARIIIYVLIALLVIGQIISYFSRRALQNFGKDLSRYEQAYGEKEEDQNADYNYYSNEKPDEFPSKALEVVKVHLSTGSGSITKEKIERLVKLTEELDKYENDNAKMMELVKEFGYADISEYTNDYLVVISGITAVSSLNAMEQLMKASEKEKKAAEGFMVDEMLKNAAIQSILSGKLTESDLVTVFNNWDTVKDLENKTVTE
- a CDS encoding sigma-54-dependent transcriptional regulator, which translates into the protein MAKILVVDDDSTFCLMLKTFLVRNGHKVTEAFSFDDARQAIQATTFDVVLTDFRLPEKSGMDVLAEAKRKNRDTIVIVMTGYGDIRMAVKAIKQGAYDYVTKPVNPEEILATINNALPVSVGKTPETDTDAFTFIEGKSRYSQEVMRYINIVAPTNLSVIIQGDSGTGKEFVARQIHRASKRNSKPFVAIDCGALPRELAASEFFGHIKGSFTGAIADKIGQFEVANGGTLFLDEIGNLPYDVQVNLLRAIQERKIKRIGSSKEIPVDVRIIVATNEDLLEMVNRGTFREDLYHRLNEFTIRVAPLAERKDDLMVYAQWFLNNANREMGKNIHDFTPEAIDAMLQYSWPGNLRELKNAIRRAVLLEQSSSITVESLPTEIVSPSQKSSSTKTDNLKNTKEKAEQELIIATLEKVKYNKTKAAKLLNIDRKTLYNKLKQYGIDTD
- a CDS encoding DNA methyltransferase, translating into MNDTSKNKKADKLVKSKKRVQDHGEVFTPEWLVNDMLDLVKNETERIDSRFLEPACGNGNFLAEVFRRKLNVVDQRYGKSQNEWELYAVIAVSSIYGVEILEDNARECRERLFNIFNERYSTLFNGNCKDECRKSVKFLLNRNILWGDALDFTNPVTKKPIVFSEWSVVSGNMLKRRDFMFKFLVEKTHQFSLFNDEGSPAAIDEPVKDFPLVHFLKLGENEQY
- a CDS encoding PDDEXK nuclease domain-containing protein, whose protein sequence is MSNIKKNDNLIADIKHIIEQSRQNVAVVVNSTITLMYWQIGKRINEDILQNQRAEYGKEVVLSLSKQLTAEYGKGWGEKQLRQCMQFAQVFVDKEIVYTLCRQLSWSHIRLVMYMEDTLKRDFYIEMCKLEKWSVRTLKDRINSMLYERTAISKKPEELIQKEIDSLRNSQKLSPDLVFRDPYFLDFLGLKDIYSEKDLEDSILAELQKFIIEFGSDFAFLARQKRITIDNDDYYIDLLFYHRRLKCLVAIDLKLGKFEASYKGQMELYLRWLEKYEMLEGENLPIGLILCAAKNEEHIELLQLEHSNIKVAEYLTKLPELKLLEEKLHKAIEIAREKFLATNNSGEND
- a CDS encoding Eco57I restriction-modification methylase domain-containing protein gives rise to the protein MIETNYNPDVLACLANLSNDEVFTPPKLVNEMLDMLPADLFCNPNIKFLDPASKTGVFLREIAKRLDKGLEKHIPNKQERINHIFTKQLYGIAITELTALLSRRTVYGSKTANGKYSFCENFDNEQGNIYYERIQHTWENGRCVWCGASRDVYDRGVEAESYAYNFIHTDNPLVFFNEENMKFDVIIGNPPYQLSDGGYGRSAKPLYHKFLQQAKKINPKFLVMIIPDRWFAGGKGLNDFRDQMLSDKRFRKLVDYTSASDIFPGADVPGGVCYFLWDSSYNGETEIEIRNGSQIDTSKRYLNEFDTFIRYSVAVEVIKKIKRLSKSFLSEQVSSRKPFGLATNIRPKSKGDLKLKYYGGYGNYPSNLITVGKDLIPLWKVITSKTSYDHAGQPDKEGKRRVFSTLEILKPNEICTESYIICGAFYTEKECKNLLSYLKTKFTRFLVSQLTFSQDITKDRFAFVPLQDFSEPWTDEKLYKKYGLTEEEIAFIESMIRPMDSTNGESKDE
- a CDS encoding DEAD/DEAH box helicase, with amino-acid sequence MSKKEFFPARPSANPTIYAYELVGVESHVGLLKIGYTDRDAQTRIREQLGTAGIKYKIVFEDSAMKSDGSSFTDHDVHRALKRMGIKNPEGEWFKCTVNELRKAIWDIKNGERTEPSRTLTFPMRPEQSAAVEKTMAYFKSFKRENPDKTPHFLWNAKMRFGKTFASYQLAKKMGWKKILVLTFKPAVQSAWEEDLLTHVDFDGWQFISGKELPNEGYPQYDKSKPVVCFASFQDVLGKNTSTGGIKTKNEWVHITHWDCVIFDEYHYGAWRENAKELFEAEGKKEMEFGEGEGLEYFDEDTLPITSNHYLYLSGTPFRAIATGEFIEEQIFNWTYSDEQKAKAEWDNSKGPNPYASLPRMVLMTYQLPETISKIADLGEFDGFDLNVFFSAEGEGSKARFKYEDEVQKWLDLIRGSYTETTIDNLKMGAKKPPLPFSHAPLLKVLNHTFWFLPTVASCYAMANLLKRPNNKFYHDFNVVVAAGVKAGVGVQALPPVLDAMTDNPLKSKTITLSCGKLTTGVSVKPWTGIFMLRNLTSPETYFQAAFRVQTPWVIKNPDGKSPNKEVILKEECYVFDFAPNRALRQIADYACRLNVNESNPEKNVEDFINFLPVLAYDGSSMKQIDAAGILDIAMSGTTATLLARRWESALLVNVDNNTLARLMANEEAMKALMNIEGFRNLNQDIETIINKSEAVKKVKKEANEKELTPKEKKELTEEEKQYKSLRKQVQEKLIKFATRIPVFMYLTDFRERSLKDVITQLEPGLFKKVTGLTQKDFELLVSLGVFNSALMNDAVYKFKRYEDSSLEYIGINKHAGEDVGLYDTILKRKEYEETFENEPK